Proteins co-encoded in one Glandiceps talaboti chromosome 22, keGlaTala1.1, whole genome shotgun sequence genomic window:
- the LOC144452330 gene encoding uncharacterized protein LOC144452330 has product MLDQLSERKVKAEKNKFLSGNTNEFHKLTEVTDSKPHSANDPKQQKNVMSDNRRPQAESTSRYRKPKMKISKSVDYERLPQDDPTSSPPTDLKKYSQGLLSDSKHDTVSKSSTPVNEKVSGKASLGRKKARAQSDGALSNDIFQSVRMKETQPSCVVGQEGRVESRSRSVKERHPTKKLLRTNSESAIQVNRFMRQHSLNQPRSASAGIVCSNDDLKHIIKTTTQTTREKRSIGSIGRLMSLPEISPIGKENISSRPKIANFERIGRSAEAPASTGSSTSVESFSSPLKLSSRQSPTPSTSTTMNKANPLTHVLTSSSNQHVFPNVIYEGSYESEEELPEFELKPISEVMGAEGEETNEEEACETSLTEKSADAEGLIDASVFSAFDPELLGKAIEARLSEELVREGADETSVDERSGSKSKRNKGDGVWVPNQEHQGSKWQSLLAKLNLRKKEEVTNSGVKV; this is encoded by the coding sequence ATGTTAGACCAGCTATCAGAGAGGAAGGTCAAAGCTGAGAAGAATAAATTTTTGAGTGGAAACACAAATGAATTTCACAAACTGACGGAAGTGACTGATAGCAAACCACATTCAGCAAAcgatccaaaacaacaaaagaaTGTGATGTCAGACAATCGCAGGCCACAAGCTGAAAGTACAAGTCGTTACAGAAAACCCAAAATGAAGATTAGTAAAAGTGTTGATTATGAAAGACTACCACAAGATGATCCAACGAGTTCCCCACCTACAGACCTCAAGAAATACAGTCAAGGTTTACTCTCTGATAGTAAACATGACACTGTATCGAAATCTTCCACGCCGGTTAACGAAAAGGTGTCTGGGAAAGCTAGTTTGGGTCGAAAGAAAGCCAGGGCACAGTCTGATGGAGCGTTGAGTAACGATATCTTTCAGAGTGTGCGAATGAAGGAAACTCAACCAAGTTGTGTTGTTGGGCAGGAAGGAAGAGTTGAGAGCAGGTCGAGGTCGGTGAAGGAAAGGCACCCAACTAAGAAGTTATTACGTACAAACAGTGAATCCGCAATACAGGTAAATAGATTTATGCGTCAGCATTCTCTTAACCAACCACGCTCAGCCTCTGCGGGGATCGTATGTTCAAATGATGATCTAAAACATATTATCAAGACCACCACTCAAACTACAAGGGAAAAACGTTCAATTGGGTCAATTGGACGACTTATGAGTCTGCCAGAGATTTCGCCGATcggaaaagaaaatatttctagTCGTCCGAAGATAGCCAATTTTGAACGAATTGGTCGGAGTGCCGAGGCGCCTGCGTCGACGGGTTCGTCTACTTCTGTGGAGAGTTTTTCTTCACCGTTAAAATTAAGCAGTCGTCAGTCGCCGACACCTTCCACATCAACAACAATGAACAAAGCAAATCCATTGACTCATGTTCTCACAAGTTCATCAAACCAACATGTATTTCCAAATGTCATTTATGAGGGCAGTTATGAAAGTGAAGAGGAACTCCCAGAGTTCGAACTAAAACCGATTTCAGAAGTCATGGGTGCTGAGGGGGAGGAGACGAATGAAGAGGAAGCGTGCGAAACATCTCTTACTGAGAAATCTGCCGACGCCGAGGGTCTCATTGATGCCAGCGTGTTTTCTGCGTTTGATCCCGAGTTGCTCGGTAAAGCTATTGAGGCTAGGCTGTCTGAGGAGTTGGTGCGTGAGGGTGCTGATGAAACTTCGGTGGATGAAAGGAGCGGAAGTAAGTCCAAGAGAAATAAAGGTGATGGCGTATGGGTACCAAATCAGGAACATCAAGGAAGCAAATGGCAAAGTCTATTAGCTAAATTAAACCTACGCAAGAAAGAGGAAGTCACCAACTCTGGGGTTAAAGTTTAA